CAGACCATATTGTAGAGGCAAATGTTGTTTTGGATGGGTATCCAATCAAAACAGAAGTGTATCGTGTTTCGTCCCCAATTTTTCCTATCCAGCTACCTTATGATAATCTTCTTGACATAGAGGTTCCTGTTGGTACATGTAAAAAGGCTAATGCAGCTACCGATGGTTTTTGGCTGATGCTAAAACCATTAGGAATTGGAGTTCATCAGTTACAGTTACGTGGAAAAATGACACTTCCTGATACGCCAGAATCATATGTAACAGAAGTAACATACGAATTGCTAGTTAAATAGGGAAAATAACCACAGTAAAAATGGGTGAGAAAGTGACCCATTTTTGTTTTACATAAAAGAAAACTCGAAAGCAACGGGGATGCTCTAAACTGTCAGTGAAGTTTTATTGGCTCGATTATCATATGCTATACTAGCGAAAAGCATACTGGTAACGCTGGATACAAAGCTTACTTGAGATAGGCTACTTATTACGAAAAGGAGTTGAGCTAATGAAAATACGCTCCATTGAACCTACACCAAGTCCCAATACGATGAAGCTGACGTTAGATGAACAGCTTCCGAATGGAGTTCAACATAATTTTACTCAAAAGACAAAAGGACATGCCCCGCAGTATATCCAAAAGCTGTTAGGGATAGAAGGAGTTAAAGGGGTCTTTCAGGTTGTAGACTTTATTGCGTTGGAACGATTGCCAAATGCAGCCTGGCAACCAATACTAGCGGAAGCTAAGGAGATATTGGGTGCAGAAGAAATGAGCGGCAGTGATTGGGCGGATAATCAGGAAGAAGCACCTGCATTTGGAGAATTACAAGTATATGTGCAAATGTTTAGAGATATTCCTATGCAAGTAAAAATTGTTGCAAATGGAGAAGAAACCCGCACGGGACTTCCTGAACGGTTTGCAAAAATGGCAATGCAGGCTGGAGTTACTTCCCCTAACTTAATTACAGAGCGTCAGTGGGTTGAACAGGGCGCACGATATGGAAATGCGAAAGAAGTCGGTGAGGAAGTGGCTCAGGAATTGGATGCTGCTTATGATGAAGCACGATTACAATCGCTGCTGCAAGTAGCATTAGCTCAAGGAGGACAGCAGGAGCCGCCAAAACCGCAACCACCGCAAAAGGTAACAATAGAAATGCTTACTGATCCTGATTGGCGTAAACGTTATGCTGTTTTAGAGCGAATGGAGCCAACGGAAGAGGACCTCCCACTGATGAACAAAGCGCTGGAGGATGAGAAAGCTTCTATACGTCGCTTGGCTGTTGTTTATTTGGGGATGATTGGAACAGAAGAGGTTCTCCCTTTATTGTATCTAGCTTTGCGGGATGCTTCAGCTTCCGTTAGGAGAACATCTGGTGACACCTTATCTGACCTAGGAAATCCTAAAGCGATTCCAGCCATGATCGAAGCTTTGCGTGATTCAAATAAGTTGGTTCGCTGGCGTGCCGCTCGTTTTTTATATGAGGTGGGGGATGAATCAGCCTTGCCAGCGCTACATCAGGCTGAAGAGGATAGCGAGTTCGAAATTAGCTTGCAAATTAAGTTAGCTATTGAGCGAATTGAGGGTGGAGAAGAAGCAAGTGGGACAGTGTGGCAACAAATGACTAACCGCTCAAGAGAGTAGAGGGGGGAGATCATATGGGAAAAAAGGGACTGTCTATCGGGCATAGAGCTCCAGATTTTGAATTGGAATCAACAAAGGGAATAATCCGGTTAGATCAATATACGGGTAAGCCTTTGTTACTCTTGTTTATTCGAGGAACCTGGTGTCCAAATTGTCGTAAACAGTTGGAAGCCTTACAGCCTGCCTGTTCTCGTTTTGACAAACTAGGTGTACCTATCGTTATTATTGCGGGTCAAAAATTACAAAATCTCATACCGTATGCAGATAGCACCAATATGCCGTTTCCCTTGCTTTCAGACTCGACTCGTGAAGTAATGAAAGCGTATGAGGTGTTTACTCCTTTTAAGTGGGATTCTTTTCGAATTGCTGTTCCTAGTACGTATTTATTGGACAAGGAACATGTGATCCGCTATGCCTACATCGGTAGTTCTCAGTTTGACAGACCAGGCGTAGAAGATTTGCTAGAGGAAGTACAAAAACTTATAGCGGAGCCGTAGAAGCATCAAGCATAAGTATAAAAAAATCCTGAACAGAAAAAAGGCGTCCGTGTTGATACGGTCGTCTTTTTGTGTAGAAATAAGATGAACCTTTTACACGTTGTATCGGTCAAAGACCATTTTTCCTAGCTTGGCAATGGTTTGTTTTGCAGCGTAAAAAGGTTGGTTTTCTTTATGCATAAAAGATTCACCTGTAGAAAGATCCTATATATATTGCCCATTCGCCACCAGCCGTTTCCGTCGCTTCCAGCATCTGTGCTCCTAGTGATTTTATCATTGAAATAACACCACCCTTTGATTACATTTGTATATACATGAATAAATGAATCCACTATAATAGAAAAAAGTTTTCATCGAGGGGAATGCCTATAAAGCGCATTAGGACAAGAAATTATTACTCTTATGATATGAATGATTATACAAAAAATCAATTTCTTATCCAGTGTAAAGATGCTGTTCCTCATGAACCCCCGTGAAGAAAGAAACGTAATGTTTTTTTGTTATTTTGAAAAATGAGGAGTGTAAGCCGATGAAGCGATTTCCCATCCGTTCCCTCTGTACTATCCTACTTCTAACTTCTGTACTAACTGGGTGTGGTGTAGTTAGTACAAACAGTCCAGATTCAACTTCTAAACCTGAAAAGACAGCAAATGCTGGGACGAAGGAACAGAAATTACGCCTCAATATTAAGACAGAACCACCAACTGCTGACCCAGGTCTAGCACAAGACGCAATTTCTATGGCTGTTGCTCGTTCTGCTTTTGATGGTCTGATTCGCTTGGGCGAGGATGGCAAGCTGCATGAATCAGTTGCAGAGAGCTACGTTATCTCAGACGATTTAAAAACCTACACGTTCAAGTTGCGCAACTCTACATGGTCAAATGGTGATGCAGTAACTGCTAGGGATTTTGAATACGCTTGGAAACGTGTCTTAGATCCAAAAACGGGTTCTGAGTATGCCTACCAGCTTTATTATATTAAGAATGGACAAAAAGCCAATGCTAAAGAGGTAACTCTAGATCAAGTAGGAGTAAAAGCACTTGATGATAAAACTCTGGAGGTAAAGCTAGAAAATCCAACACCATTCTTCCTAGAGTTACTGTCCTCTGTGACCTACTATCCTGTAAATCAGAAGGTAGTAGAAGCTAATGAAAAATGGGCAAACGATGCGTCCACATTAGTTGGTAACGGTCCATTTATTATGAAAGAATGGCAACATAAATCCAAGATTACGTTTGAAAAAAATCCTACTTATTGGGACAAAGAGAATGTAAAATTGGAGAAGTTAGAGTTTAACATGATTGAGGACTCTACGACAGAATTGAGCATGTATGATAACAACGAGTTAGATTGGTCTGGTTCTCCACTAGGAGACATTCCATCTGATGCGATTGGTGCATTGAAAGATAAATTGCATACCCAAGCGACAGCGGGAACGTACTGGTATGTATTTAACACAAAAAAGGCTCCGTTCAACAATAAAAAAATACGTCAAGCATTTGCCTACGCGATGAATCGTCAAGAACTGATTGATAATATTGTGCAAACAGGTGGAACAGCGGCACTTGGTATTTTACCTCCATCGATGTCGTTGAACCCAAGTGGCTATTTTACAGATAATAATATCTCAAAAGCTAAACAATTGCTGGCAGAAGGCTTAAAAGAAGAGAAACTGACAAAATTGCCGGAAATAGAGCTTTTGTATAATACAGATGAGTTGCATGCAAAACTTGCTCAAGCTATTCAGGATCAATGGCGCAAAACCTTGAATGTAGAAGTGAAACTGAAAAATATGGAGTTAAAGGTAGTGCGTGAAGCAATGAAGGAAGGTGCCTTCCAGATTGCACGTGCTAGTTGGATTGGTGATTTTAATGATCCAATTAACTTCTTAGAAGTGTTTAAAGCAGAAGGTGGTAGCAACAAATCTGGTTGGTCGAATCCAACATATACTGAGCTCCTAGCTAAATCTTCAGCAGAAGGTAATCAGGAGAAACGTAAAGAGTTATTAAAACAGGCTGACACAATGCTCATGAATGAAATGCCAGTCACTCCGATCTACTATTACACATATAAATGGTTACAAAAGGATGATGTGAAAGGCGTGGTAATCGACGCATTAGGCTTCGTTGATTACAAATACGCCCGCCGCGAGTAGAAAGGGAGCGAGAGGCTTGCGTCCGGTGATCGGAATCGCTAGTTCCAAAATGTACGTTTCAGACAATCGAGTGGATCATTTCTTCTACGCTAGTCATTGTTACGTGGAAGGTATTATTAGAAGCGGAGGAATACCGCTTCTTTTGCCGTTATTACACGAGGGTTTCTATCCAATCGATGAGGTACTTGAGGCTGTTGACGCCGTACTATTGACCGGTGGTGTTGATCCTGCCCCTCATCTATATGGAGAAACGCCTCATCAGCGGCTTGGAGAAGTAGACTATGAACGTGATCAAGCTGAGCTTCGGCTAATCCGTACTCTATTAGATAATCGTAAGCCGATGCTTGGGGTATGCCGAGGGGCTCAAATGATAGCAATAACAATCGGAGGTACCTTAGTACAAGATATTGAGAGTGTGTATCCGAACGCGTTGCAGCATCAGCAAATCGGTTCTAAGCAATATGGCTCTCATTACATTCAGGTGTCAGATGGTTTTTTAAAGAGGGCATTACATGCCGAAACAGTCTTGGTGAATAGCTCTCATCATCAGGCTGTTAAAACATTACCCACTGGTTATAATGTGACTGCTGTGGCTCCTGATGGTGTCATAGAAGGATTCGAAAGCGAAGATGGTCTTACTATTGCAGTCCAATGGCATCCTGAACGTATGTGGATGCATGACGAACAGATGCTTGGGATATGCAAGGAGTTTGTACAGCTAGTAAAACAGCAAAGAGAATGATAAATAAAACCGTGGCGTGTAAGCAAGGAGGTTCCTTTGTCTACACGCCTTTTTGTTACGTACAATCCTAAACATAAGATAGCGGTGTTTTAGGTTGGATGCACAATTGACCAAGTTTTGGGCAATCTATAAAAAAACATTTGACAAAAAAGAAAGTTGTAACTAAAATAGTTACAAGAAGAGCGGTTGTCCAATGACTTGATCTGATCTGATTTATTCAAATGAGCTACCGTGTTTTACAATTGATTCCTAATTAAGGAGGCCTTTCATATGAAAATCGCTATTATTGGAGCAACAGGAAGAGCAGGAAAATTGATCATGCAAGAAGCGGTGCAAAGAGGGCATGAAGTAACAGCTATCGTTCGCGATGCATCCAAGCTTGATCAAAATCAAAAGGTAGCTGTGCTACAAAAAGACGTATTTGACCTAACTACTCAGGATTTAAATAAATTTGATGTTGTTGTAAATTCCTTTGGTGCAAAACCAGGAGAAGAACATTTACATGTAGATGCAGGAAATATTTTGATTGAGGCGCTAAAAAATGCTCCGCAAACAAAGCTATTTGTAGTTGGAGGAGCGGGTAGCTTGTTTGTAGATGAAGCGAAAACGGTTCGACTATATGAAACCCCAGAATTCCCTAAAGAATATTTGGCTACAGCAACGAACCAAGGTAAAAATTTGGAGATTCTAAAGCAATCTAATCTACCTCAATGGACCTTCTTAAGTCCTTCAGCTATGTTTGAACCAGGTGAACGTACAGGACGTTATCAAAAAGGTGAGGAAAATTTACTAGTAAATGCAAAAGGTGAAAGCTCAATTAGCATGGATGATTATGCGATTGCAGTACTTGATGAGCTTGAAAATCCGCATTTTGTTAACAAACGTTTTACTGTTGCATCGGTATAAGTTGACCCCAGTAGGGCAAAGTTTTGAGTAGCAATATTTTTTCTAACAACAGGGAGGCTAGTATCATGGCAAAAGATTTTTACGCAGCAGTCGAAGGAAGACGTTCCATTTATGGTATCAGTAAAGAAGTAAGCATTTCGGATGATAAAATCAAAGAAGTAATTGAATTTGCTCTAAAACATACGCCGTCTTCATTTAATTCGCAAACAGCTCGCATCGTGCTTCTATTAGGAGAACAACATGATAAATTATGGAATTTGACGGAGGCAGCTTTGCGTAAGGTAGTTGGCGACAACAACTTTGCTCCAACAGAAGAAAAAATGAAATCTTTCCGTAATGGATACGGAACAGTACTCTTTTTTGAAGACCAACAAGTTGTAGAGCAACTACAAAAGGATTTTGCGCTGTATAAAGACAATTTCCCTATTTGGTCCCAACAATCTTCTGGTATGCATCAGTTTGTTATCTGGACCGCACTTGAAATGGAAGGCTTAGGAGCTACCTTACAACATTACAACCCATTAATTGATGAAGATGTGAAAAAGGAATGGAATGTTCCAGGTCACTGGAAACTAATTGCCCAAATGCCATTTGGTCAACCAACAATGGCTCCTAAGGAAAAAGAGTACAAACCACTAGATGAGCGTTTTAAAACGTTTAAATAAGAAACACGTAACATATAAAGACATGTAACAAGATTTCCTTGATCAGGATGAACAGTGTAGTGGAGAAAAACTTGTAAAAATGGATATTTTAAGAGCTACCTACCTTGTGGGTAGCTCATTTTTTTATCTACGTCCGTATCTCTATTCCCATCCACCTAACATCGAGTTATAATGAACAAATCTTTTAGAACGAATAGATGTCAATGGAGTAAAGAAGGGTGAATGTGAGTACAGAAACCAACAAATATCAACGTCAAACTCTATTTCAAATTACGTGGCCAATCTTTTTTGAACTAGCGCTACATATGGGGATGGGGATTATTGCAACTCTGATGCTAAGTCATTATTCAGATGATGCAGCTACGGGTGTAGGGGTGGCAAATCAGCTCTTAAATATTTTTATTTTGATTTTTAACGTGACGTCAATTGGCGCGACTATTCTGATTGGTCAAAGACTGGGAGCTAATCGATTAGATCAAGCAAGGCAGTTAGCACGTTCTGCTTTTGGCTTAAATTTTTGGTTTGGAATGGCTATTGCTGTGATTGTGGTACTGTTTGGTAAACAATTCCTTAGTCTCTTTGAGCTTAAGGGAGATGTTTTAAACTATGGACTTTTGTTTGTACAAATTTGTGGGGCATCGTTGTTTCTAGAATCAATTGCTTTAGCATTAAGTGCTGTACTTAGAAGTCATGGATACACGAAGGACTCCTTGATGGTCACCCTACTGATGGACATGATTAGTGTAGGCGGTAATATCATCGCGATCACAGGTATTTTTGGATTGCCTATTACGGGAGTTACTGGCGTGGCTTGGGCAATGGTGGTGGCGCGGGCCTTTGCGGTAGGTGCTTTATTATATTTGGTGTTTCGTCAGCTTGCTTTACGCATTCGATTTAAAGATATCTTTATTGTAAGAAAAGAGGACATCCAAGGACTTTTATCCATAGGGATTCCTTCTGCTGGTGAGAACTTGTCCTATCAGCTATCACAAGTAATCATTACGGGATTTATTGCCGTGATGGGAGCTTCATCGCTGGCGGCACGCGTCTATGTATTGAATATTTCTATGATTTGCTATCTATTCACACTGGCAATTGCACAAGGTACACAGTTGCTGGTTGCCCGTTATATTGGTGGGAGACAATATGATAAGGCCTTACGTCGCGGGATGCGTACATTAAAAATTTCGATGTGTGCTTCGTTTGCCACGACATTGATTATCGCGTTATTCGGCTCGCCTATTTTACAAATGTTTACGACTGATCCAGCTATTATTGAAGTGGCCCTTCCCGTCCTATGGGTCATGGTCCTTACCGAGACAGGTAGAGCGATGAACATTGTTTTAATGGGCTCGTTAAAGTCTGCGGGTGATGTTCGGTTTCCAGTGATCATTGGCATTATTGCAATGTGGGGGATCGCAGTGGTCTTTAGCTATACACTTGGTATCTATTTTGGGCTTGGCTTACTAGGGGTATGGATTGCACAAGGAATGGATGAATGGTTCCGTGGGTGTTTTGCCATGCGTAGATGGTTAAACAAACCCTGGGATACTACCCAAAATGTAAATCAAGCAACCAAGTGAATTGAATCGCTACACTCAGTGTTCTATAATAGCAATAGAATTCGATGAGAATATATGTTTGGGTGGAGCGGCT
This is a stretch of genomic DNA from Brevibacillus laterosporus DSM 25. It encodes these proteins:
- a CDS encoding conserved virulence factor C family protein, which encodes MKIRSIEPTPSPNTMKLTLDEQLPNGVQHNFTQKTKGHAPQYIQKLLGIEGVKGVFQVVDFIALERLPNAAWQPILAEAKEILGAEEMSGSDWADNQEEAPAFGELQVYVQMFRDIPMQVKIVANGEETRTGLPERFAKMAMQAGVTSPNLITERQWVEQGARYGNAKEVGEEVAQELDAAYDEARLQSLLQVALAQGGQQEPPKPQPPQKVTIEMLTDPDWRKRYAVLERMEPTEEDLPLMNKALEDEKASIRRLAVVYLGMIGTEEVLPLLYLALRDASASVRRTSGDTLSDLGNPKAIPAMIEALRDSNKLVRWRAARFLYEVGDESALPALHQAEEDSEFEISLQIKLAIERIEGGEEASGTVWQQMTNRSRE
- a CDS encoding peroxiredoxin family protein; protein product: MGKKGLSIGHRAPDFELESTKGIIRLDQYTGKPLLLLFIRGTWCPNCRKQLEALQPACSRFDKLGVPIVIIAGQKLQNLIPYADSTNMPFPLLSDSTREVMKAYEVFTPFKWDSFRIAVPSTYLLDKEHVIRYAYIGSSQFDRPGVEDLLEEVQKLIAEP
- a CDS encoding peptide ABC transporter substrate-binding protein, giving the protein MKRFPIRSLCTILLLTSVLTGCGVVSTNSPDSTSKPEKTANAGTKEQKLRLNIKTEPPTADPGLAQDAISMAVARSAFDGLIRLGEDGKLHESVAESYVISDDLKTYTFKLRNSTWSNGDAVTARDFEYAWKRVLDPKTGSEYAYQLYYIKNGQKANAKEVTLDQVGVKALDDKTLEVKLENPTPFFLELLSSVTYYPVNQKVVEANEKWANDASTLVGNGPFIMKEWQHKSKITFEKNPTYWDKENVKLEKLEFNMIEDSTTELSMYDNNELDWSGSPLGDIPSDAIGALKDKLHTQATAGTYWYVFNTKKAPFNNKKIRQAFAYAMNRQELIDNIVQTGGTAALGILPPSMSLNPSGYFTDNNISKAKQLLAEGLKEEKLTKLPEIELLYNTDELHAKLAQAIQDQWRKTLNVEVKLKNMELKVVREAMKEGAFQIARASWIGDFNDPINFLEVFKAEGGSNKSGWSNPTYTELLAKSSAEGNQEKRKELLKQADTMLMNEMPVTPIYYYTYKWLQKDDVKGVVIDALGFVDYKYARRE
- a CDS encoding gamma-glutamyl-gamma-aminobutyrate hydrolase family protein; protein product: MRPVIGIASSKMYVSDNRVDHFFYASHCYVEGIIRSGGIPLLLPLLHEGFYPIDEVLEAVDAVLLTGGVDPAPHLYGETPHQRLGEVDYERDQAELRLIRTLLDNRKPMLGVCRGAQMIAITIGGTLVQDIESVYPNALQHQQIGSKQYGSHYIQVSDGFLKRALHAETVLVNSSHHQAVKTLPTGYNVTAVAPDGVIEGFESEDGLTIAVQWHPERMWMHDEQMLGICKEFVQLVKQQRE
- a CDS encoding NAD(P)-dependent oxidoreductase codes for the protein MKIAIIGATGRAGKLIMQEAVQRGHEVTAIVRDASKLDQNQKVAVLQKDVFDLTTQDLNKFDVVVNSFGAKPGEEHLHVDAGNILIEALKNAPQTKLFVVGGAGSLFVDEAKTVRLYETPEFPKEYLATATNQGKNLEILKQSNLPQWTFLSPSAMFEPGERTGRYQKGEENLLVNAKGESSISMDDYAIAVLDELENPHFVNKRFTVASV
- a CDS encoding nitroreductase family protein is translated as MAKDFYAAVEGRRSIYGISKEVSISDDKIKEVIEFALKHTPSSFNSQTARIVLLLGEQHDKLWNLTEAALRKVVGDNNFAPTEEKMKSFRNGYGTVLFFEDQQVVEQLQKDFALYKDNFPIWSQQSSGMHQFVIWTALEMEGLGATLQHYNPLIDEDVKKEWNVPGHWKLIAQMPFGQPTMAPKEKEYKPLDERFKTFK
- a CDS encoding MATE family efflux transporter, whose product is MSTETNKYQRQTLFQITWPIFFELALHMGMGIIATLMLSHYSDDAATGVGVANQLLNIFILIFNVTSIGATILIGQRLGANRLDQARQLARSAFGLNFWFGMAIAVIVVLFGKQFLSLFELKGDVLNYGLLFVQICGASLFLESIALALSAVLRSHGYTKDSLMVTLLMDMISVGGNIIAITGIFGLPITGVTGVAWAMVVARAFAVGALLYLVFRQLALRIRFKDIFIVRKEDIQGLLSIGIPSAGENLSYQLSQVIITGFIAVMGASSLAARVYVLNISMICYLFTLAIAQGTQLLVARYIGGRQYDKALRRGMRTLKISMCASFATTLIIALFGSPILQMFTTDPAIIEVALPVLWVMVLTETGRAMNIVLMGSLKSAGDVRFPVIIGIIAMWGIAVVFSYTLGIYFGLGLLGVWIAQGMDEWFRGCFAMRRWLNKPWDTTQNVNQATK